A section of the Hypomesus transpacificus isolate Combined female chromosome 1, fHypTra1, whole genome shotgun sequence genome encodes:
- the LOC124463241 gene encoding solute carrier family 22 member 5-like produces the protein MLDYEERMALLGEWGTFQKMVFFLLSLSSIPNGYVGMAMVFLVDTPPHHCRVPGLNNSGFNLDLNLSFPLEEVRGEVVLSRCLRYQNPPGSNGNETEGCLDGWEFSTERYTSTIVTEWNLVCEDDWKAPFTATIFFVGVLCGSFLSGIVSDRFGRRSVLFGTLAMQTVFTLLQAASTSWEMFCCFYFIVGLGQIANYCAAFILGSELLTKSVRVNFGALGVSFSYALGYTVLPLAAYCFRSWRLLLVVLAIPGLLYIPLWWYIPESPRWLLAQGRLKEAESIIKAAAKMNGLTAPDVIFTEDVTAELMENRTKESPRLYNWLDLVRTRNIRNLTIINILIWTIISMTYYGMSLNTPNMDGDPYFNCLVAAATEFLAYGSVWFLIRYTPRRFTLPFTLLLSGALLLFIKLIPDELSGLTLTLVMVGKTGVTGAFGFLYLYMSELFPTVVRNMALGIISMASRVGSTVSPYIAFMGTYNKFLPYILMGGATVMIGLLSLWLPETKGEELPEFIHQVKPLQRVCLWQQGRGSTHDRKKGTTSVEI, from the exons ATGCTGGACTACGAGGAGAGGATGGCGTTGCTCGGCGAGTGGGGAACCTTCCAGAAGATGgtcttcttcctcctcagcctcagCAGCATACCCAATGGCTATGTTGGCATGGCGATGGTGTTCCTCgtggacacccccccccaccactgcCGGGTCCCAGGGCTGAACAACAGCGGCTTCAACCTGGACCTcaacctgtcgttccccctggaggaggtgaggggggaggtggtcCTCAGTCGCTGCCTGAGGTACCAAAACCCTCCGGGTTCCAACGGCAACGAGACCGAGGGATGTCTGGACGGCTGGGAGTTCAGCACAGAGAGATACACCTCCACCATCGTGACTGAG TGGAACCTGGTGTGTGAGGATGACTGGAAGGCTCCCTTCACCGCCACCATCTTCTTTGTAGGTGTTCTCTGCGGTTCCTTCCTGTCAGGGATTGTCTCAGACAG GTTCGGGCGCAGGTCGGTCCTCTTTGGCACCTTGGCAATGCAGACagtcttcaccctcctccaagCAGCCTCTaccagctgggaaatgttctGCTGTTTCTATTTCATTGTGGGGCTTGGCCAGATAGCCAACTACTGTGCTGCCTTCATACTGG GCTCTGAGCTCCTAACTAAATCAGTCCGCGTCAACTTTGGTGCTTTGGGGGTaagtttcagctatgccttgGGCTACACCGTGCTGCCCCTGGCAGCCTACTGTTTCAGGAGCTGGAGGCTCCTCCTTGTGGTCCTCGCCATCCCTGGCCtcctctacatccctctctggTG GTACATTCCAGAGTCTCCTCGCTGGTTATTGGCCCAGGGCAGACTGAAGGAGGCGGAGTCTATCATCAAAGCTGCTGCCAAGATGAATGGTCTTACGGCTCCTGATGTCATCTTCACCGAAGATGTCACTGCAGAACTCATG GAAAACAGAACCAAGGAGAGCCCACGCCTGTACAACTGGCTGGACCTGGTCAGAACCAGGAACATACGCAACCTCACCATCATTAACATCCTCATCTG GACCATCATCTCCATGACATATTATGGGAtgtccctgaacacgcccaatATGGACGGAGACCCCTACTTCAACTGCTTGGTTGCGGCGGCCACAGAGTTCCTGGCGTACGGCAGCGTCTGGTTCTTGATCCGCTACACCCCCCGACGCTTCACCCTCCCCTTCACCCTGCTgctgtctggagccctgctgctCTTCATCAAGCTCATACCTGATG aACTGAGCGGCCTGACCTTAACCCTGGTGATGGTGGGGAAGACGGGTGTGACGGGGGCGTTTGGCTTCCTGTACCTGTACATGTCGGAGCTCTTCCCCACCGTGGTGAGAAACATGGCCCTGGGAATCATCTCCATGGCATCACGTGTGGGCAGCACCGTCTCCCCATACATCGCCTTcatgg GTACATACAACAAGTTCCTACCTTATATTTTGATGGGTGGAGCCACAGTCATGATTGGCTTGTTGAGCTTGTGGCTACCTGAAACCAAAGGTGAAGAACTTCCAGAATTCATCCATCAGGTGAAACCGCTTCAAAG GGTGTGTTTATGGCAACAGGGTAGAGGGAGTACACATGACCGGAAGAAGGGGACAACTTCTGTGGAGATCTGA
- the LOC124462910 gene encoding solute carrier family 22 member 5-like isoform X2 has protein sequence MKDSNSFFCSIHSDYITKTSSGGRRDDDNKAVEDVRMLDYEERTAFLGEWGTFQKMVFFLLSLSCIPNGYVGMAMVFLADVPPHRCQVPGLNSSSFNLDLNLSFPLEEVRGEVVLSRCLRYQDPPGPDGNETEGCLDGWEFSTERYTSTIVTEWNLVCEDDWKAPFTITIFFVGVLCGSFLSGIVSDRFGRRLVLFGTLAMQTVFTLFQAASTSWEMFCCCYFIVGVGDTTNYSAAYILGSELLTKSVRVNFGALGVTLSYALGYTVLPLAAYCFRSWRLLLVVLAIPGFLYIPLWWYIPESPRWLLTQGRLKEAESIIKAAAKMNGLTAPDVIFTEDVTAELMENRTTESPRLYTWLDLVRTRNIRNLTIINILIWTIISMTYYGMSLNTPNMDGDPYFNCLVAAATEFLAYGSVWFLIRYTPRRFTLPFTLLLSGALLLFIKLIPDELSGLTLTLVMVGKTGVTGAFGFLYLYMMELFPTVVRNMALGIISMASHVGSIVSPYIAFMGTYNKFLPFILMGGATVMIGLLSLWLPETKGEILPEFIHQVKPLQRMCLWQQGRGSSHRKKGTTSVEI, from the exons ATGAAAGACAGTAATTCTTTTTTTTGCTCAATCCACTCTGATTACATAACTAAAACATCTTCGGGGGGACGACGGGACGACGACAATAAA GCGGTTGAGGACGTGAGGATGCTGGACTACGAGGAGAGGACGGCGTTCCTTGGGGAGTGGGGAACCTTCCAGAAGATGgtcttcttcctcctcagcctcagCTGCATACCCAACGGCTACGTTGGCATGGCGATGGTGTTCCTCGCGGACGTCCCCCCCCACCGCTGCCAGGTCCCGGGGCTGAACAGCAGCAGCTTCAACCTGGACCTcaacctgtcgttccccctggaggaggtgaggggggaggtggtcCTCAGTCGCTGCCTGAGGTACCAAGACCCTCCGGGTCCCGACGGCAACGAGACCGAGGGATGTCTGGACGGCTGGGAGTTCAGCACAGAGAGATACACCTCCACCATCGTGACTGAG TGGAACCTGGTGTGTGAGGATGACTGGAAGGCTCCTTTCACCATCACCATCTTCTTTGTAGGTGTTCTCTGTGGTTCCTTCCTGTCAGGGATAGTCTCAGACAG GTTCGGGCGCAGGTTGGTCCTCTTTGGCACCTTGGCAATGCAGACAGTGTTCACCCTCTTCCAAGCAGCCTCTaccagctgggaaatgttctGCTGTTGCTACTTCATTGTGGGGGTGGGCGATACAACCAACTACAGTGCTGCCTACATACTGG GTTCTGAGCTCCTAACTAAATCTGTTCGCGTCAACTTTGGTGCCCTGGGGGTAACTTTAAGCTATGCCTTGGGCTACACCGTGCTGCCCCTGGCAGCCTACTGTTTCAGGAGCTGGAGGCTCCTCCTGGTTGTCCTCGCCATCCCTGGATTCCTCTACATCCCTCTTTGGTG GTACATTCCAGAGTCTCCTCGCTGGCTATTGACCCAGGGCAGACTGAAGGAGGCGGAGTCTATCATCAAAGCTGCTGCCAAGATGAATGGTCTTACGGCTCCTGATGTCATCTTCACCGAAGATGTCACTGCAGAACTCATG GAAAACAGAACCACGGAAAGCCCACGCCTGTACACCTGGCTGGACCTGGTCAGAACCAGGAACATACGCAACCTCACCATCATTAACATCCTCATCTG GACCATCATCTCCATGACATATTATGGGAtgtccctgaacacgcccaatATGGACGGAGACCCCTACTTCAACTGCTTGGTTGCGGCGGCCACAGAGTTCCTGGCGTACGGCAGCGTCTGGTTCTTGATCCGCTACACCCCCCGACGCTTCACCCTCCCCTTCACCCTGCTgctgtctggagccctgctgctCTTCATCAAGCTCATACCTGATG aactgagcggcctgaccctaaccctggtgATGGTGGGGAAGACGGGTGTGACGGGGGCGTTTGGCTTCCTGTACCTGTACATGATGGAGCTCTTCCCCACCGTGGTAAGAAACATGGCCCTGGGAATCATCTCCATGGCATCGCATGTGGGCAGCATCGTCTCCCCATACATCGCCTTcatgg GTACATACAACAAGTTCCTACCTTTTATCTTGATGGGTGGAGCCACGGTCATGATCGGGTTGTTGAGCTTGTGGCTACCTGAAACTAAAGGTGAAATACTTCCAGAATTCATCCATCAGGTGAAACCGCTTCAAAG GATGTGTTTATGGCAACAGGGTAGAGGGAGTTCACACCGGAAGAAGGGGACAACCTCTGTGGAGATCTGA
- the LOC124462910 gene encoding solute carrier family 22 member 4-like isoform X1, producing the protein MLDYEERTAFLGEWGTFQKMIFFLLSLSCIPNGYVGMAMVFLVDIPPHRCRVPGLNSSGFNLDLNLSFPLEEVKGEVVLSHCLRYQEPPGPDGNETEGCLDGWEFSTERYTSTIVTEWNLVCEDDWKTPFTATIYFVGVFCGAFLSGIVSDRFGRRLVLFGTLAMQTVFTLLQAASTSWEMFCCFYFIVGMSETSNFNAAFILGSELLTKSVRVYFGALGVTLSYALGYTVLPLAAYCFRSWRLLLVVLAIPGFLYIPLWWYIPESPRWLLAQGRLKEAESIIKAAAKMNGLTAPDVIFTEDVTAELMENRTKESSRLYNWLDLVRTRNIRNLTIINILIWTISSMTYYGMSLNTPNMDGDPYFNCLVAAATEFLAYGSVWFLIRYTPRRFTLPFTLLLSGALLLFIKLIPDELSGLTLTLVMVGKTGVTGAYAFLFLYTSELFPTVVRNMAVGATSMASHLGSTVSPYIAFMGTYNKFLPFILMGGATVMIGLLSLWLPETKGEILPEFIHQVKPLQRVCLRQQCRGSKHDRKKETTSVGVTLSYALGYTVLPLAAYCFRSWRLLLVVLAIPGFLYIPLWWYIPESPRWLLTQGRLKEAESIIKAAAKMNGLTAPDVIFTEDVTAELMENRTTESPRLYTWLDLVRTRNIRNLTIINILIWTIISMTYYGMSLNTPNMDGDPYFNCLVAAATEFLAYGSVWFLIRYTPRRFTLPFTLLLSGALLLFIKLIPDELSGLTLTLVMVGKTGVTGAFGFLYLYMMELFPTVVRNMALGIISMASHVGSIVSPYIAFMGTYNKFLPFILMGGATVMIGLLSLWLPETKGEILPEFIHQVKPLQRMCLWQQGRGSSHRKKGTTSVEI; encoded by the exons ATGCTGGACTACGAGGAGAGGACGGCGTTCCTTGGCGAATGGGGAACCTTCCAGAAGATGatcttcttcctcctcagcctcagCTGCATACCCAACGGCTACGTTGGCATGGCGATGGTGTTCCTCGTGGACATCCCCCCCCACCGCTGCCGGGTCCCGGGGCTGAACAGCAGCGGCTTCAACCTGGACCTcaacctgtcgttccccctggaggaggtgaagggggaggTGGTCCTCAGTCATTGCCTGAGGTACCAAGAGCCTCCGGGTCCCGACGGCAACGAGACCGAGGGATGTCTGGACGGCTGGGAGTTCAGCACAGAGAGATACACCTCCACCATCGTGACTGAG TGGAACCTGGTGTGTGAGGATGACTGGAAGACTCCTTTCACTGCCACCATCTATTTTGTAGGTGTTTTCTGCGGTGCCTTCCTGTCAGGGATTGTCTCAGATAG ATTCGGGCGCAGGTTGGTCCTCTTTGGCACCTTGGCAATGCAGACAGTGTTCACCCTCCTCCAAGCAGCCTCTaccagctgggaaatgttctGCTGTTTCTACTTCATTGTGGGGATGAGCGAGACATCCAACTTCAATGCTGCCTTCATACTGG GCTCTGAGCTCCTAACTAAATCAGTCCGCGTCTACTTTGGTGCCCTGGGGGTAACTTTAAGCTATGCCTTGGGCTACACCGTGCTGCCCCTGGCAGCCTACTGTTTCAGGAGCTGGAGGCTCCTCCTGGTTGTCCTCGCCATCCCTGGCTtcctctacatccctctctggTG GTACATTCCAGAGTCTCCTCGCTGGTTATTGGCCCAGGGCAGACTGAAGGAGGCGGAGTCTATCATCAAAGCAGCTGCCAAGATGAATGGTCTTACGGCTCCTGATGTTATCTTCACCGAAGATGTCACTGCAGAACTCATG GAAAACAGAACCAAGGAGAGCTCACGCCTATACAACTGGCTGGACCTGGTCAGAACCAGGAACATACGCAACCTCACCATCATTAACATCCTCATCTG GACAATCAGCTCCATGACATATTATGGGAtgtccctgaacacgcccaatATGGACGGAGACCCCTACTTCAACTGCTTGGTTGCGGCGGCCACAGAGTTCCTGGCGTACGGCAGCGTCTGGTTCTTGATCCGCTACACCCCCCGACGCTTCACCCTCCCCTTCACCCTGCTgctgtctggagccctgctgctCTTCATCAAGCTCATACCTGATG aactgagcggcctgaccctaaccctggtgATGGTGGGGAAGACGGGTGTGACGGGGGCGTATGCCTTCCTGTTCCTGTACACGTCGGAGCTCTTCCCCACCGTGGTGAGAAACATGGCCGTGGGAGCCACCTCCATGGCATCGCATTTGGGCAGCACCGTCTCCCCATACATCGCCTTcatgg GTACATACAACAAGTTCCTACCTTTTATCTTGATGGGTGGAGCCACTGTCATGATCGGGTTGTTGAGCTTGTGGCTACCTGAAACTAAAGGTGAAATACTTCCAGAATTCATCCATCAGGTGAAACCGCTTCAAAG GGTGTGTTTACGACAACAGTGTAGAGGGAGTAAACATGACCGGAAGAAGGAGACAACCTCTG TGGGGGTAACTTTAAGCTATGCCTTGGGCTACACCGTGCTGCCCCTGGCAGCCTACTGTTTCAGGAGCTGGAGGCTCCTCCTGGTTGTCCTCGCCATCCCTGGATTCCTCTACATCCCTCTTTGGTG GTACATTCCAGAGTCTCCTCGCTGGCTATTGACCCAGGGCAGACTGAAGGAGGCGGAGTCTATCATCAAAGCTGCTGCCAAGATGAATGGTCTTACGGCTCCTGATGTCATCTTCACCGAAGATGTCACTGCAGAACTCATG GAAAACAGAACCACGGAAAGCCCACGCCTGTACACCTGGCTGGACCTGGTCAGAACCAGGAACATACGCAACCTCACCATCATTAACATCCTCATCTG GACCATCATCTCCATGACATATTATGGGAtgtccctgaacacgcccaatATGGACGGAGACCCCTACTTCAACTGCTTGGTTGCGGCGGCCACAGAGTTCCTGGCGTACGGCAGCGTCTGGTTCTTGATCCGCTACACCCCCCGACGCTTCACCCTCCCCTTCACCCTGCTgctgtctggagccctgctgctCTTCATCAAGCTCATACCTGATG aactgagcggcctgaccctaaccctggtgATGGTGGGGAAGACGGGTGTGACGGGGGCGTTTGGCTTCCTGTACCTGTACATGATGGAGCTCTTCCCCACCGTGGTAAGAAACATGGCCCTGGGAATCATCTCCATGGCATCGCATGTGGGCAGCATCGTCTCCCCATACATCGCCTTcatgg GTACATACAACAAGTTCCTACCTTTTATCTTGATGGGTGGAGCCACGGTCATGATCGGGTTGTTGAGCTTGTGGCTACCTGAAACTAAAGGTGAAATACTTCCAGAATTCATCCATCAGGTGAAACCGCTTCAAAG GATGTGTTTATGGCAACAGGGTAGAGGGAGTTCACACCGGAAGAAGGGGACAACCTCTGTGGAGATCTGA
- the LOC124462910 gene encoding solute carrier family 22 member 4-like isoform X3, translated as MLDYEERTAFLGEWGTFQKMIFFLLSLSCIPNGYVGMAMVFLVDIPPHRCRVPGLNSSGFNLDLNLSFPLEEVKGEVVLSHCLRYQEPPGPDGNETEGCLDGWEFSTERYTSTIVTEWNLVCEDDWKTPFTATIYFVGVFCGAFLSGIVSDRFGRRLVLFGTLAMQTVFTLLQAASTSWEMFCCFYFIVGMSETSNFNAAFILGSELLTKSVRVYFGALGVTLSYALGYTVLPLAAYCFRSWRLLLVVLAIPGFLYIPLWWYIPESPRWLLAQGRLKEAESIIKAAAKMNGLTAPDVIFTEDVTAELMENRTKESSRLYNWLDLVRTRNIRNLTIINILIWTISSMTYYGMSLNTPNMDGDPYFNCLVAAATEFLAYGSVWFLIRYTPRRFTLPFTLLLSGALLLFIKLIPDELSGLTLTLVMVGKTGVTGAYAFLFLYTSELFPTVVRNMAVGATSMASHLGSTVSPYIAFMGTYNKFLPFILMGGATVMIGLLSLWLPETKGEILPEFIHQVKPLQRTLGSTSLPNIRLGFATSLFIHRAWPATSPIIVGENRVRGGAPSEVG; from the exons ATGCTGGACTACGAGGAGAGGACGGCGTTCCTTGGCGAATGGGGAACCTTCCAGAAGATGatcttcttcctcctcagcctcagCTGCATACCCAACGGCTACGTTGGCATGGCGATGGTGTTCCTCGTGGACATCCCCCCCCACCGCTGCCGGGTCCCGGGGCTGAACAGCAGCGGCTTCAACCTGGACCTcaacctgtcgttccccctggaggaggtgaagggggaggTGGTCCTCAGTCATTGCCTGAGGTACCAAGAGCCTCCGGGTCCCGACGGCAACGAGACCGAGGGATGTCTGGACGGCTGGGAGTTCAGCACAGAGAGATACACCTCCACCATCGTGACTGAG TGGAACCTGGTGTGTGAGGATGACTGGAAGACTCCTTTCACTGCCACCATCTATTTTGTAGGTGTTTTCTGCGGTGCCTTCCTGTCAGGGATTGTCTCAGATAG ATTCGGGCGCAGGTTGGTCCTCTTTGGCACCTTGGCAATGCAGACAGTGTTCACCCTCCTCCAAGCAGCCTCTaccagctgggaaatgttctGCTGTTTCTACTTCATTGTGGGGATGAGCGAGACATCCAACTTCAATGCTGCCTTCATACTGG GCTCTGAGCTCCTAACTAAATCAGTCCGCGTCTACTTTGGTGCCCTGGGGGTAACTTTAAGCTATGCCTTGGGCTACACCGTGCTGCCCCTGGCAGCCTACTGTTTCAGGAGCTGGAGGCTCCTCCTGGTTGTCCTCGCCATCCCTGGCTtcctctacatccctctctggTG GTACATTCCAGAGTCTCCTCGCTGGTTATTGGCCCAGGGCAGACTGAAGGAGGCGGAGTCTATCATCAAAGCAGCTGCCAAGATGAATGGTCTTACGGCTCCTGATGTTATCTTCACCGAAGATGTCACTGCAGAACTCATG GAAAACAGAACCAAGGAGAGCTCACGCCTATACAACTGGCTGGACCTGGTCAGAACCAGGAACATACGCAACCTCACCATCATTAACATCCTCATCTG GACAATCAGCTCCATGACATATTATGGGAtgtccctgaacacgcccaatATGGACGGAGACCCCTACTTCAACTGCTTGGTTGCGGCGGCCACAGAGTTCCTGGCGTACGGCAGCGTCTGGTTCTTGATCCGCTACACCCCCCGACGCTTCACCCTCCCCTTCACCCTGCTgctgtctggagccctgctgctCTTCATCAAGCTCATACCTGATG aactgagcggcctgaccctaaccctggtgATGGTGGGGAAGACGGGTGTGACGGGGGCGTATGCCTTCCTGTTCCTGTACACGTCGGAGCTCTTCCCCACCGTGGTGAGAAACATGGCCGTGGGAGCCACCTCCATGGCATCGCATTTGGGCAGCACCGTCTCCCCATACATCGCCTTcatgg GTACATACAACAAGTTCCTACCTTTTATCTTGATGGGTGGAGCCACTGTCATGATCGGGTTGTTGAGCTTGTGGCTACCTGAAACTAAAGGTGAAATACTTCCAGAATTCATCCATCAGGTGAAACCGCTTCAAAG GACGCTAGGCTCGACCAGCCTCCCCAACATCAGACTCGGCtttgccaccagcctcttcatccaccgggcttggcctgctaccagccctataattgtGGGAGAGAACAGGGTTCGAGGAGGTGCACCGTCAGAAGTGGGTTAG
- the LOC124462910 gene encoding solute carrier family 22 member 4-like isoform X4, with the protein MLDYEERTAFLGEWGTFQKMIFFLLSLSCIPNGYVGMAMVFLVDIPPHRCRVPGLNSSGFNLDLNLSFPLEEVKGEVVLSHCLRYQEPPGPDGNETEGCLDGWEFSTERYTSTIVTEWNLVCEDDWKTPFTATIYFVGVFCGAFLSGIVSDRFGRRLVLFGTLAMQTVFTLLQAASTSWEMFCCFYFIVGMSETSNFNAAFILGSELLTKSVRVYFGALGVTLSYALGYTVLPLAAYCFRSWRLLLVVLAIPGFLYIPLWWYIPESPRWLLAQGRLKEAESIIKAAAKMNGLTAPDVIFTEDVTAELMENRTKESSRLYNWLDLVRTRNIRNLTIINILIWTISSMTYYGMSLNTPNMDGDPYFNCLVAAATEFLAYGSVWFLIRYTPRRFTLPFTLLLSGALLLFIKLIPDELSGLTLTLVMVGKTGVTGAYAFLFLYTSELFPTVVRNMAVGATSMASHLGSTVSPYIAFMGTYNKFLPFILMGGATVMIGLLSLWLPETKGEILPEFIHQVKPLQSFVMGL; encoded by the exons ATGCTGGACTACGAGGAGAGGACGGCGTTCCTTGGCGAATGGGGAACCTTCCAGAAGATGatcttcttcctcctcagcctcagCTGCATACCCAACGGCTACGTTGGCATGGCGATGGTGTTCCTCGTGGACATCCCCCCCCACCGCTGCCGGGTCCCGGGGCTGAACAGCAGCGGCTTCAACCTGGACCTcaacctgtcgttccccctggaggaggtgaagggggaggTGGTCCTCAGTCATTGCCTGAGGTACCAAGAGCCTCCGGGTCCCGACGGCAACGAGACCGAGGGATGTCTGGACGGCTGGGAGTTCAGCACAGAGAGATACACCTCCACCATCGTGACTGAG TGGAACCTGGTGTGTGAGGATGACTGGAAGACTCCTTTCACTGCCACCATCTATTTTGTAGGTGTTTTCTGCGGTGCCTTCCTGTCAGGGATTGTCTCAGATAG ATTCGGGCGCAGGTTGGTCCTCTTTGGCACCTTGGCAATGCAGACAGTGTTCACCCTCCTCCAAGCAGCCTCTaccagctgggaaatgttctGCTGTTTCTACTTCATTGTGGGGATGAGCGAGACATCCAACTTCAATGCTGCCTTCATACTGG GCTCTGAGCTCCTAACTAAATCAGTCCGCGTCTACTTTGGTGCCCTGGGGGTAACTTTAAGCTATGCCTTGGGCTACACCGTGCTGCCCCTGGCAGCCTACTGTTTCAGGAGCTGGAGGCTCCTCCTGGTTGTCCTCGCCATCCCTGGCTtcctctacatccctctctggTG GTACATTCCAGAGTCTCCTCGCTGGTTATTGGCCCAGGGCAGACTGAAGGAGGCGGAGTCTATCATCAAAGCAGCTGCCAAGATGAATGGTCTTACGGCTCCTGATGTTATCTTCACCGAAGATGTCACTGCAGAACTCATG GAAAACAGAACCAAGGAGAGCTCACGCCTATACAACTGGCTGGACCTGGTCAGAACCAGGAACATACGCAACCTCACCATCATTAACATCCTCATCTG GACAATCAGCTCCATGACATATTATGGGAtgtccctgaacacgcccaatATGGACGGAGACCCCTACTTCAACTGCTTGGTTGCGGCGGCCACAGAGTTCCTGGCGTACGGCAGCGTCTGGTTCTTGATCCGCTACACCCCCCGACGCTTCACCCTCCCCTTCACCCTGCTgctgtctggagccctgctgctCTTCATCAAGCTCATACCTGATG aactgagcggcctgaccctaaccctggtgATGGTGGGGAAGACGGGTGTGACGGGGGCGTATGCCTTCCTGTTCCTGTACACGTCGGAGCTCTTCCCCACCGTGGTGAGAAACATGGCCGTGGGAGCCACCTCCATGGCATCGCATTTGGGCAGCACCGTCTCCCCATACATCGCCTTcatgg GTACATACAACAAGTTCCTACCTTTTATCTTGATGGGTGGAGCCACTGTCATGATCGGGTTGTTGAGCTTGTGGCTACCTGAAACTAAAGGTGAAATACTTCCAGAATTCATCCATCAGGTGAAACCGCTTCAAAG TTTTGTTATGGGTCTGTGA